A window from Camelus bactrianus isolate YW-2024 breed Bactrian camel chromosome 23, ASM4877302v1, whole genome shotgun sequence encodes these proteins:
- the BECN2 gene encoding beclin-2, with protein MVNSLGSQRKLSVKGRVKSSTMSALRFICQRCSQPLKLSWSTETSREPADSTLVSAEGEPGEAQEGGPPFTEEADFENLQDGASSRILPSGGMSWDQFNNFTLLGNLGSLRTLNNIQKAIGDISDILSGETDVNHPLCVDCTDNLLEQMDTQLTITESEIQNYKRCLETREWINEDDREMLQEKLKDLELEEARLVRELEGVEQKRERAAADLEAAQAETEMLDQQEKQHQKDYSKLKWQQLELHDELSSVEKRLWYAQIQQDQLEKTSVFHATFEICHDGPVGIINNFRLGCLPTFPTCWDEINAAWGQAALLLLALSNTIGLEFQRYQPVPCGDHSYLKSLTDDHTELPLFSNGKQSVFLHNKYDQAMMALLDCLQQFQEAAEKAESGLCLPYKIHVEKGLMEDPGDSDGFYSIRTHLNTEEEWTRALKLMLINFKHCLTWVSLRQNKSRMTKMKPQDDKMIPPLKRDKEYGEN; from the exons atggttaatTCACTGGGGAGCCAGAGGAAACTTAGTGTCAAGGGGAGAGTCAAGTCCTCCACCATGTCCGCCCTCCGCTTCATCTGCCAGCGCTGCAGCCAGCCCCTGAAACTGAGCTGGTCCACGGAGACCTCCCGAGAACCTGCAGACTCGACACTCGTCTCAGCTGAGGGGGAGCCAGGAGAAGCCCAGGAGGGAGGCCCTCCCTTCACGGAGGAGGCAGATTTTGAAAATCTACAGGATGGTGCCTCTAGCAGGATTCTCCCTAGTGGTGGGATGTCCTGGGACCAGTTCAACAATTTCACCCTTCTTGGGAATCTCGGCTCCCTGAGAACCCTCAATAACATCCAGAAGGCCATCGGCGACATTTCTGACATCCTCTCTGGGGAAACTGACGTGAACCACCCTCTGTGTGTGGACTGTACTGACAATCTTTTAGAGCAAATGGACACTCAACTCACCATCACAGAATCTGAGATTCAGAACTACAAACGCTGTTTGGAGACCAGGGAGTGGATAAATGAGGACGACAGGGAGATGCTGCAGGAGAAGCTGAAGGACCTGGAGCTGGAGGAAGCGAGGCTAGTCCGGGAGCTGGAGGGTGTGGAGCAGAAACGAGAAAGGGCAGCAGCAGACCTCGAGGCAGCCCAGGCAGAGACAGAGATGCTGGACCAGCAGGAAAAGCAGCACCAAAAGGACTACAGTAAATTGAAATGGCAACAACTAGAACTACACGATGAGCTGAGCAGCGTGGAGAAGCGCCTGTGGTACGCCCAGATCCAGCAGGACCAGCTGGAGAAAACCAGCGTCTTCCATGCCACGTTTGAGATCTGCCATGATGGCCCCGTAGGCATCATCAATAACTTCAGACTGGgctgcctccccaccttccccacgTGCTGGGATGAGATTAATGCCGCCTGGGGACAGGCAGCCTTGCTGCTCCTTGCTCTGTCCAATACAATCGGACTGGAGTTTCAGAGGTATCAACCTGTCCCCTGCGGAGACCATTCCTATCTGAAGTCTTTAACAGATGACCACACTGAGCTGCCCTTGTTCTCTAATGGGAAGCAGAGTGTTTTCTTGCATAACAAATATGACCAGGCGATGATGGCTTTGCTGGACTGCTTGCAGCAGTTCCAGGAAGCAGCTGAGAAAGCTGAGTCGGGTCTCTGTTTGCCCTACAAGATTCATGTGGAGAAAGGCCTGATGGAAGATCCTGGAGACAGTGATGGGTTCTATTCCATCAGAACCCACTTGAACACAGAGGAGGAGTGGACAAGAGCCCTCAAGCTcatgcttataaattttaagcaCTGTCTCACTTGGGTCTCCTTAAG ACAAAACAAATCAAGAATGACAAAGATGAAACCACAAGATGACAAGATGATTCCGCCattaaaaagagataaagaatatGGAGAGAACTGA